TGAACTGCCACGGCGAATAGTCGTGGTAGGTGTAGATCAGGCGTGGATCGCCGGCGAATGCGCTCATGTTGATCTGCGTGAGCCCTCCCGGAGCGTTCATCGAACCGCCGCCGAGGACGAGCGGTAGCGTCGCTGAGCCGCGGCGTGCGGCGGCGTAAGCGGTCTCCAGCATCGGCTGCCATGCTGCCGCCGATATCTCCGGCTCGTTCATCAGCTCGAGTGCAATCCGTGGCGGAATGGCATCGCCCTGCTCCGCCGCGACCTGGCCCAGACGGCCGGCCAGGCGGGTGAGCAAGGCCAGCACCGCCTGGAATTTCGGCGTGTTCACACCTGCCGTCAGCTCTGCCGGCTGATAGACCGGATTCATCGCGCTCGGATGCATATCCACGATCACGCCGAGATCGGCGGCGAGCAGATTGCGAACCGTCGTGACGACGAGATCGTCGAGTCGGTCCCGGCTCGCGCCATCAAAGGCCAGGAAAGGACCGACATCGACGACCAGACGCACGAAATCGAAACCCGCGGCACGGATCGCCCGGCGCTGGTCCGCACCGAACAGAAAGCGCGGCGCGGAAAACGGCGGATCGACATAGGAGCCGTCGGCTTGGACGTCCGCCCACCCGAACGCATGCGCGACGCCGATGCCGCGACGGAAGCTGGGAATCGGGCTGACGGGATCGGCCACCGCGCGCAACGCTGCGAAAGGGGCAAGCATCGCGACGCCGGCGATGCTGCGGAGAATGGAACGGCGGCTGGCCACGGCGCTTCTCCCGATCGCGTTCAACCGCTGCCCCTGCCCTGACGGCGCGCCGTCAGCGCACCGTCGAGCACGATCATGTCGTCCTGGCCCGCAAAGGGCGCGGCGAGACCTGCGAGCGAGATGTCGCGAAGCGCGGGCTCGATGGTTCGCGACGGTGCGAACCGGACGTCGCTCCACGCCTCGGCCTCGAAGATTGCGATGTAGTCGGCCGGGCGCAGCCGGTTCGGCTGTCCGGGAAAGCGGAATAACCGGTAGATCGCCTCCGGATAGCGATAGATGTTGTTGGGATCGTGCTCGCGAATCCAGCGCGAATGCGTCTGCAGATCGATGATGTGGATGGCCTCGCAGCCGGGTCGCGCCACCTGCGTCAGGCCGGCAACGGCAGCCGGAACGCTGTCATAATGCTCGAACGCCGCGCAGCTCACGATCAGGTCGAAGGTTCGGCCGCCGGCGAGGCGCGGGATGTCGAAGTCCCGGCCGACCGCATAGCCGAATTCGCGGGCACCGGACGCGGACGCGACGGCGCGTGCGCGTTCCCGGTCCGTCGCGGTGCCTTCGGCGAAGCGATCGAGCAGCAGGTCGTAGAAGATGGAATCCTCATCGCCGGCGAGGTTGAACACGTCGATCGCGTGATACGACCGCGCCCCCATCGCGAGAAACAGCACGCCATTGCCGCGCGATGCGCCGGGACTGAGCTCCAGCACGTCGCGCCCGCGCAGGTCGAACCCCGGCGGCATGAAGCGGCGGAGCGAGCCGAAGGTGTCGAGCAGATAGGCGATCTGGCCCTCGATATCGAATTTCGACACGGTGTTCGGCGTGGCATAGCCGCGCAGCTTGTCCTTGCTCCATGCCAGCCCGAGGAAACCGAGGCCGAGCACCGTCATTTCGAGTTGCCGAAGCGCCGGCGTCATTGTCGGCCTCCGAATCCGAGATGGTTCTTGAGCTCGGCAGCGCCGCGGTTCGCATGTCCGGGCTTCCAGGCCGCCAGCGCGCTCTCATAGACCTCGATGGTACGGTCGACGATCGGATCCCAACCGAAGCAATCCAGCGCCCGCGCGGCACGCTCGCCGCGTTCCGGTGCGCTGTCGGGTGCGGCCAGCTTGAGCCGGATCGCCGCCGCAAGCGCATCGAGGTTGCCTAACGGAAAGTAGCTGTCGGGCCCGAGATCGAGCGCGAGATTGGCGTCGATGTCGCTCGCGAGGCAAGGCACGCCGTGGCTCAGCGCCTCGAGCAGCACCATCGGCATGCCTTCATGGCTCGACGGCAGAACGAACAGCGCCGCGTTGCGGTAGAGCTGGGCCAGGCTCTCGCCGGACTGGAAGCCCGTCATCACCACGCCCGGCGTCGCCGCGGCCGCCTTCTCGACTGCGTGCAGATAGCTGCCGTTGTGATCGGCCGTACCGACGATGATCAGCTTCCTGTCGGGATCGCCCAACCGCGCGAACGCGCCGATCAGATCGAGCTGCCGCTTCTCCTCGACGATCCTGCCGACGCACAGGATGTAGCGGTTCGGGATCACCTCGATATGGTCGAGATAGGAGGTGCCGAGCCTCGGAACGCTGCGCTCCACACCGTTCGGAATGAAGGTCGCCGTAACCCCGAGCCGGGCGCGGACCTGGTCGACGATGCCCTTCGCGACGCCGATCCGCGCATGCGCAAACTTCATTCCCATCCACTCACCGGTGCGCAGCACCGACTTCGCCATCCATCCCCATTTCTGGCGCTCGTAATCGAAACCGTGATGCGTCACCACGACGCGAAGGCCGAGCAGGCGGGCGAGCGGCGTCAGAAGCGCCGGCCCGATCGCATGGATATGAACGAGATCCGGATTGCGTCGGGCGGCGGCGAACAGACCCAGGGTGGTGTGCAAAAGCGCTTCGACGTTCTTCGAGCGCGGTGCCCAGACCGGCGTCACCGTGACGTCTTTCCAGACGTAGGGCTCCGGCGACGGAAGGTACGGCTTGCGCCCGAGCACTTCGACCCGCCAGCCGCGCTGCGCGATCCGGACCGCGAGCGCGGCAACATGGGTTTCGACCCCGCCCTGAATCTCGGGGATGCCGCGCAGCCCGAGGAAGATCACCTTTCTCGGAGGACGGTCCGCTCCACCGGCTGGTATCAACGTGTACATCAGTGCACCACCGTCTCGTAGAGCGCCATCGTGCGGTCGCGATATTTCTCGGGAGAGAATTCCCGCAGCACCCAGTCGCGGCCCGCGGCACCAAGCCGGTTTCGCGCCGTCCGCGGCAGCTTCGCCATGCTCGCCAGGGCTTCGGCCAGCATGCCGACATTGCCCGGCGCCACCAGTACACCGGTCTTGTTGTGAACGATGAGCTCCGGAATGCCGCCGATCCGCGTCCCGATCACCGGGCGACCGAGCGCGTAAGCCTCAAGCACGCTGATCGGCGCGTTCTCGTACCATTCAGAGGCGAGCACCAGGGCGCGCGA
The window above is part of the Bradyrhizobium sp. PSBB068 genome. Proteins encoded here:
- a CDS encoding cellulase family glycosylhydrolase, which encodes MASRRSILRSIAGVAMLAPFAALRAVADPVSPIPSFRRGIGVAHAFGWADVQADGSYVDPPFSAPRFLFGADQRRAIRAAGFDFVRLVVDVGPFLAFDGASRDRLDDLVVTTVRNLLAADLGVIVDMHPSAMNPVYQPAELTAGVNTPKFQAVLALLTRLAGRLGQVAAEQGDAIPPRIALELMNEPEISAAAWQPMLETAYAAARRGSATLPLVLGGGSMNAPGGLTQINMSAFAGDPRLIYTYHDYSPWQFTHQGVRGSPAYALDAIVYPAPASVDAMNQATDQRVTALGLAGAELDLAQQARQTLAGYVSSRFNRSNLERTFQQVAAWRTAQHLPAQAILLGEFGVHKTPYQDTAQGAAARASWLRDMRELAETYGFTWSCWTYLATGGFALAENEAGPGFDAATRGALGLAPSEAPE
- a CDS encoding glycosyltransferase family 4 protein, translating into MYTLIPAGGADRPPRKVIFLGLRGIPEIQGGVETHVAALAVRIAQRGWRVEVLGRKPYLPSPEPYVWKDVTVTPVWAPRSKNVEALLHTTLGLFAAARRNPDLVHIHAIGPALLTPLARLLGLRVVVTHHGFDYERQKWGWMAKSVLRTGEWMGMKFAHARIGVAKGIVDQVRARLGVTATFIPNGVERSVPRLGTSYLDHIEVIPNRYILCVGRIVEEKRQLDLIGAFARLGDPDRKLIIVGTADHNGSYLHAVEKAAAATPGVVMTGFQSGESLAQLYRNAALFVLPSSHEGMPMVLLEALSHGVPCLASDIDANLALDLGPDSYFPLGNLDALAAAIRLKLAAPDSAPERGERAARALDCFGWDPIVDRTIEVYESALAAWKPGHANRGAAELKNHLGFGGRQ